AGCCAACATGGCGGCCGATGCGAGCCAGTTTCCCCTCATCGTTTTATatgaaaacaagagaaaaagtAGGAGGGTGGCAGCGATAACAACGACGTCACATGATACATAAAGCCAAGCTGCCCTATTCCAATATGGTGGTCAGCTTGGCGGAGCTTCGTCTCCCGTTGATCATATCGTTCCTGTGCGGTTTCGGAACCTGCAGCCAGCAAGAACCGCAGGTTTCCGGGCTGCGCTTAGAGGACGCCGGCGAGCGAGTGTACATGCGCCAACGGGTCATCGAAGCTCCGCACGGCTCCAGTTTCAAGCTTAGATTGTTCGGGTCCTACCTGTCTAATGAGACCTGGCCGTGGGTCGCGTTCGCCCCCGAAGGAGGTACGGTTGAACCGTGCGCGCAGGAGGACCTCCGCAGGTCCGCTGCGTTTAACGTGAGCGGAGCGTTCGTGTTAGACACGGACAACAGCGGGCTTGTAGAGGTCCACACAGTGCCCGCAGCATCCCAAACGGAACATCGATTGTGTGTCTTAAAGGGCCAGACGTGGGTGTCATTTGGGTTGGACAAGTTTCGCGTAAAGGACCCCGATGTGCCACCCGATTTCATTCCACTTTGGGGTCTGGTTTTAGTCGTCGGCTTGCTGGTTTTGATCTGCAGCTTGGTGAGATGTTTGAACCTGAGTTTGCTGTGGTTGGACCCGTTGGAGCTGTATGTTCTGCACAGCTGTGGTTCCGAGGATGAGAAGCATGCTGCTAAGCGCCTCAAGCCCATTAGGAGGAGAGGAAATGTTTTGGTGTGCTCCCTCTTGTTCCTCTGTGCATTGGGTCATTCGGTTCTAGGGGTCATGTTGTACCGCCTGTTTGGCTCCATCCTACCTGCTGTGTTCACTAGCGGGTTCCTCATTTTCCTTCTGGCCGAGTTGGTACCCCATATATTATGTTCTCGCTATGGGTTCCAGATGGCCCAGGGTTTGATATGGTTTGCCCAGATCTGTCTTATACTGACGTGTCCCATCTCCTGCCCTCTCGGGCTCCTGCTGGATCTGATCTTGCGGCGTGATGTGAGCACCTGTGGCATCCGTGAAAAAACCATGGAGATGATCAGGACTAGTGTCAATGATCCATACAATGAGTTTGTCAAGGTGGAGTTCAGCAAGGGTGCTCTCAGGACCAAAACTGTGGAGGATATCTTGACCCCCTTGAAAGATTGCTTCATGCTTCCCTCCACGGCAGTGCTGGACTTCAACACAATGTCGGAGATCATGCAGAGCGGATATACCAGGGTCCCCGTGTATGAAGAGGAGAGGTCCAATATTGTGGAGATCCTGTATGTCAAGGATCTGGCGCTGGTGGATCCAGAAGATCGCACTCCAATGATGACCATCACAAAGTTCTACAACCATCCTCTTCATTATGTTTTTAATGACACCAAGCTGGATGCAATGCTGGAGGAATTCAAAAAAGGCAATACTGAGTGTATTTCAATTTTTTATGCTTGTTTggtgtttattttgttatatataaTCTCACTCGGATCTTGATTGTTTTGTAGCTCAGGTGGCATTGTGCCACAAACGTCATGGGTCAAGTCCTGCAGAGTTATGGACTATAAGTTGCTGCCATGTGTACTTAGTCTTTGTTTTTCTCTTTAGGAAACTCCCACCTTGCTATCGTTCAGAAGGTAAACAGTGAAGGAGAAGGAGATCCGTTCTATGAGGTTCTGGGTCTGGTGACGCTGGAGGACGTTATCGAGGAAATCATCAAATCGGAGATCTTGGATGAGTCTGATGGTTACAGTAAGTATCCGCGTGACATGTTTTGAGTTTTGCATCAAACTTGAAcggattaaaaatgtccatcTTATTTCTCAGTGGACATGAAGGTGAAACGTCCAATGGCCCATCTGGAGATTCAGCTGGAGTCTCGCAGTGTCAACGAGGAGTTCTCCATCTTTAAGGTACCTGAGGGCGAGCCGAAGATACGCACGTCTCCTCAGCTGTTGCTGGCCACTCATCGTTTCCTATCCAGaggtttgttttaaaaaagtttgtctcaaAAAAAgtgccgatggtgtagtggacagTGATAAAAGTGAAAGTGACAAGCATGCAACGCATactcgaaatgtgacctctgcatttaacccattccagtgagtagtgaacacacacacactgcaagtcgtgaacacacacacacacacacacacctggagcagtgggcagctttCCCAGCTCCCAGGGAGCAATAAGGGTtaaggtgtcttgctcaagggcaccacagccGCAACCCACCCGCCGTGAGACTCGAACTGGCAACTCTGGAATTATAAACCCAACTTTTCTAAAcactaggctacaactgcccATATAGTGCTCCGGCATATGGTGAAGAGGCACTTCCGGCGACCCAAGCTCAAATCCCgactcgaggtcctttgccgacccaatacccctctctccaccttGTACTTTCCTGTTGTCTTTTTAAATACGTCTACCAAAAAATGGCcccaaaaaatttactttttgtaCAAAAATTTGTACAGGAgacacatttaacttttctcagaAGTCGACAAGTGTATAACATTGCAccattaaaacatatttttttattaatgactGCAAGTAAATAACTGCGATCATTTGAAAAAAGTGCTTTGCTATTTTGAAAATTAATGtatatgaatgaataataattagggatgcaccgataggattttttgggccaatatcgatttaaacagacaacttctggccgataccaatattaaacacttgtatacaatactatacagttggtctattagctagttatttctgcatcaaattatttttactgaacatggattggatctaattaacatttaactgaccaacataataagagaggcacaaattaagctaaaactaatataataagaacgcatgacaaccttcaaaggtggtttttgctattcagcatttattttattaacaacattaactcattttttacatacaacggatttctttatgcagttaattaataaacaatcggtatcggcctttctcgtgctattgccgatatgccgatggtttcaaattcatcaaaaatcagccgatacatcggtgcatcactaataataatgatattttgcagggttcccacagggtccttgaaatccttgaaagtttgtgaatctggggggaaaaattcaaggtggaagtttttgaaaatatacatacatagatacagggtcattgaaagtgcttgaatctattttatgcaagaagtcttatggaaaaaaattcatattattccctgtgtattgtaggataatatcataaaaattctagactttttaagcacacgtgctaaattgtttgctttaaatgcttatatcttctgcgctgcgtctcccttgccatatttcatgcgtccctgtaacgccatctttggcaatatttcagatagtgatatacttcctggctcccgcgtcaccctgtctttgttgttaagcctccccattggttgaatttgataaacacattcagatgcacttacccctggaggcgtccccaaagtgtcaccacagtgacgcagcgcgagttcccttgaaagggaactgtaacaatgtatcttaaaaggtaacacgatgtaaacttgctctcacttaaaatgtgtccccacatttagtccttgaatttcagggtattggacctggaaagtccttgaaaggtccttgaatttgaagttaactaaggtgtgggaaccctgattttGGCATCAGAAATACTACTTTGAATAAAGATTTTAGACATACTGAGGATTAACcattacacaaacacaaacaaatgatTTTGGTGATCACCATAACTGCATTTACACCAGACGCGAATTACACGTATAAATCACGCTATTTGCGAGTAGTTGGATATATACTTGTAGGCTACAACTGAACATGAATTCGCTTGAAATTTAGACTTGAATATGCTGGCTTTAGCTAGCTTGTAGTCTCAATATAGCTCAATATATAGTaaaagtaagttttttttttttttacaacttaccagattGTCCGACCTCTTCACACACTTTCTTCCAAGCAAGATCctttttaattttgtttctataaaagtacgaagatgtgTCATACAGCTCCGGGTGTCCACATACAGCGACAATCattttgtcctccattgttgttttgtatttatgcCTCGGTTCGCTACATCATAATTCTGTCAATACtaagcaagctcctgattggctAATGCGGCACGAATATCCGccaaaattcagatttttttaacgTGCGTCAAACGCCTGAAACTCTCAATTCGCAGCGCGTCATTCACACAAATCATGTCATTTGCGCAGCAGGATGTCTATCCCGTCTTTGCGTTgacttaaaggagtagtccactttatagatggggcccattgacttgccatagtattttttttcctactataaaaagtcaatggaccccatctttaaagtggactactccttagTGCAAACACAAACCTTACATTGTGTGATGGTCTGATAC
This window of the Paramisgurnus dabryanus chromosome 10, PD_genome_1.1, whole genome shotgun sequence genome carries:
- the LOC135745010 gene encoding metal transporter CNNM3 isoform X2; amino-acid sequence: MIHKAKLPYSNMVVSLAELRLPLIISFLCGFGTCSQQEPQVSGLRLEDAGERVYMRQRVIEAPHGSSFKLRLFGSYLSNETWPWVAFAPEGGTVEPCAQEDLRRSAAFNVSGAFVLDTDNSGLVEVHTVPAASQTEHRLCVLKGQTWVSFGLDKFRVKDPDVPPDFIPLWGLVLVVGLLVLICSLVRCLNLSLLWLDPLELYVLHSCGSEDEKHAAKRLKPIRRRGNVLVCSLLFLCALGHSVLGVMLYRLFGSILPAVFTSGFLIFLLAELVPHILCSRYGFQMAQGLIWFAQICLILTCPISCPLGLLLDLILRRDVSTCGIREKTMEMIRTSVNDPYNEFVKVEFSKGALRTKTVEDILTPLKDCFMLPSTAVLDFNTMSEIMQSGYTRVPVYEEERSNIVEILYVKDLALVDPEDRTPMMTITKFYNHPLHYVFNDTKLDAMLEEFKKGNSHLAIVQKVNSEGEGDPFYEVLGLVTLEDVIEEIIKSEILDESDGYMDMKVKRPMAHLEIQLESRSVNEEFSIFKVPEGEPKIRTSPQLLLATHRFLSREVEHFCPLRVSERVLFHLLRHPSVNQEVKFDSGNRFSPDHYLYTRNHPVDYFILLLQGRVEVEIGKEGLKFENGAFTYYGVSALTAPSSVHQSPVSTQRQSPRDPFELGDATSPSSYCPDYTVRALTDLQFIKVTRLQYLNALMASRVAQSPDPPEIKIMPNSQTKLLNERNATQDFQLHFSFFDPIDNYC
- the LOC135745010 gene encoding metal transporter CNNM3 isoform X1, which translates into the protein MIHKAKLPYSNMVVSLAELRLPLIISFLCGFGTCSQQEPQVSGLRLEDAGERVYMRQRVIEAPHGSSFKLRLFGSYLSNETWPWVAFAPEGGTVEPCAQEDLRRSAAFNVSGAFVLDTDNSGLVEVHTVPAASQTEHRLCVLKGQTWVSFGLDKFRVKDPDVPPDFIPLWGLVLVVGLLVLICSLVRCLNLSLLWLDPLELYVLHSCGSEDEKHAAKRLKPIRRRGNVLVCSLLFLCALGHSVLGVMLYRLFGSILPAVFTSGFLIFLLAELVPHILCSRYGFQMAQGLIWFAQICLILTCPISCPLGLLLDLILRRDVSTCGIREKTMEMIRTSVNDPYNEFVKVEFSKGALRTKTVEDILTPLKDCFMLPSTAVLDFNTMSEIMQSGYTRVPVYEEERSNIVEILYVKDLALVDPEDRTPMMTITKFYNHPLHYVFNDTKLDAMLEEFKKGNSHLAIVQKVNSEGEGDPFYEVLGLVTLEDVIEEIIKSEILDESDGYMDMKVKRPMAHLEIQLESRSVNEEFSIFKVPEGEPKIRTSPQLLLATHRFLSREVEHFCPLRVSERVLFHLLRHPSVNQEVKFDSGNRFSPDHYLYTRNHPVDYFILLLQGRVEVEIGKEGLKFENGAFTYYGVSALTAPSSVHQSPVSTQRQSPRDPFELGDATSPSSYCPDYTVRALTDLQFIKVTRLQYLNALMASRVAQSPDPPEIKIMPNSQTKLLNERNATQGSTGASKHSHEAKPEEDV
- the LOC135745010 gene encoding metal transporter CNNM3 isoform X3, whose product is MIHKAKLPYSNMVVSLAELRLPLIISFLCGFGTCSQQEPQVSGLRLEDAGERVYMRQRVIEAPHGSSFKLRLFGSYLSNETWPWVAFAPEGGTVEPCAQEDLRRSAAFNVSGAFVLDTDNSGLVEVHTVPAASQTEHRLCVLKGQTWVSFGLDKFRVKDPDVPPDFIPLWGLVLVVGLLVLICSLVRCLNLSLLWLDPLELYVLHSCGSEDEKHAAKRLKPIRRRGNVLVCSLLFLCALGHSVLGVMLYRLFGSILPAVFTSGFLIFLLAELVPHILCSRYGFQMAQGLIWFAQICLILTCPISCPLGLLLDLILRRDVSTCGIREKTMEMIRTSVNDPYNEFVKVEFSKGALRTKTVEDILTPLKDCFMLPSTAVLDFNTMSEIMQSGYTRVPVYEEERSNIVEILYVKDLALVDPEDRTPMMTITKFYNHPLHYVFNDTKLDAMLEEFKKGNSHLAIVQKVNSEGEGDPFYEVLGLVTLEDVIEEIIKSEILDESDGYMDMKVKRPMAHLEIQLESRSVNEEFSIFKVPEGEPKIRTSPQLLLATHRFLSREVEHFCPLRVSERVLFHLLRHPSVNQEVKFDSGNRFSPDHYLYTRNHPVDYFILLLQGRVEVEIGKEGLKFENGAFTYYGVSALTAPSSVHQSPVSTQRQSPRDPFELGDATSPSSYCPDYTVRALTDLQFIKVTRLQYLNALMASRVAQSPDPPEIKIMPNSQTKLLNERNATQDRI